In Lonchura striata isolate bLonStr1 chromosome 2, bLonStr1.mat, whole genome shotgun sequence, a single genomic region encodes these proteins:
- the CDK8 gene encoding cyclin-dependent kinase 8 isoform X4 has translation MGFARLFNSPLKPLADLDPVVVTFWYRAPELLLGARHYTKAIDIWAIGCIFAELLTSEPIFHCRQEDIKTSNPYHHDQLDRIFNVMGFPADKDWEDIKKMPEHSTLMKDFRRNTYTNCSLIKYMEKHKVKPDSKAFHLLQKLLTMDPIKRITSEQAMQDPYFLEDPLPTSDVFAGCQIPYPKREFLTEEEPDDKGDKKNQQQQQGNNHTNGTGHPGNQDNSHTQGPPLKKVRVVPPTTTSGGLIMTSDYQRSNPHAAYPNPGPSTSQPQSSMGYSATSQQPPQYSHQTHRY, from the exons ATGGGCTTTGCCCGATTATTTAATTCACCTCTGAAGCCTTTAGCAGACTTGGATCCAGTAGTTGTAACCTTCTGGTATCGAGCTCCAGAGTTGCTTCTTGGAGCAAGGCATTATACCAAAGCTATTG atatttggGCCATAGGGTGTATATTTGCAGAGCTGCTAACATCAGAGCCAATATTCCATTGTCGACAAGAAGATATCAAAACTAGTAATCCTTATCACCATGACCAGCTGGACAGAATATTCAATGTAATGGGATTTCCTGCAG ATAAAGATTGGGAAGACATAAAAAAGATGCCAGAACATTCAACCTTAATGAAAGATTTCCGGAGAAACAC GTATACCAACTGCAGCCTTATCAAATATATGGAAAAACATAAAGTTAAACCAGATAGTAAGGCATTCCACTTG cttcagaAATTGCTCACTATGGATCCAATAAAGAGAATTACCTCAGAACAGGCTATGCAGGATCCTTACTTCTTGGAAGATCCTCTTCCCACATCCGA TGTTTTTGCAGGTTGTCAAATCCCTTACCCAAAACGAGAATTTTTAACAGAAGAAGAACCAGATGATAAAGGAGACAAA AagaaccagcagcagcagcagggcaatAACCATACTAATGGAACTGGTCATCCAGGGAACCAAGACAACAGTCACACACAGGGACCCCCACTGAAAAAAGTGAGAGTTGTTCCTCCTACCACTACCTCAGGTGGACTTATTATGACCTCAGACTATCAg CGTTCCAACCCCCATGCTGCCTACCCCAACCCCGGACCAAGCACATCGCAGCCACAGAGCAGCATGGGATACTCAGCTACCTCCCAGCAGCCGCCGCAGTACTCGCACCAGACCCACCGGTACTGA
- the CDK8 gene encoding cyclin-dependent kinase 8 isoform X3 produces MGEGPERGRVKIADMGFARLFNSPLKPLADLDPVVVTFWYRAPELLLGARHYTKAIDIWAIGCIFAELLTSEPIFHCRQEDIKTSNPYHHDQLDRIFNVMGFPADKDWEDIKKMPEHSTLMKDFRRNTYTNCSLIKYMEKHKVKPDSKAFHLLQKLLTMDPIKRITSEQAMQDPYFLEDPLPTSDVFAGCQIPYPKREFLTEEEPDDKGDKKNQQQQQGNNHTNGTGHPGNQDNSHTQGPPLKKVRVVPPTTTSGGLIMTSDYQRSNPHAAYPNPGPSTSQPQSSMGYSATSQQPPQYSHQTHRY; encoded by the exons ATGGGTGAAGGTCCTGAGCGAGGAAGAGTAAAAATTG CTGACATGGGCTTTGCCCGATTATTTAATTCACCTCTGAAGCCTTTAGCAGACTTGGATCCAGTAGTTGTAACCTTCTGGTATCGAGCTCCAGAGTTGCTTCTTGGAGCAAGGCATTATACCAAAGCTATTG atatttggGCCATAGGGTGTATATTTGCAGAGCTGCTAACATCAGAGCCAATATTCCATTGTCGACAAGAAGATATCAAAACTAGTAATCCTTATCACCATGACCAGCTGGACAGAATATTCAATGTAATGGGATTTCCTGCAG ATAAAGATTGGGAAGACATAAAAAAGATGCCAGAACATTCAACCTTAATGAAAGATTTCCGGAGAAACAC GTATACCAACTGCAGCCTTATCAAATATATGGAAAAACATAAAGTTAAACCAGATAGTAAGGCATTCCACTTG cttcagaAATTGCTCACTATGGATCCAATAAAGAGAATTACCTCAGAACAGGCTATGCAGGATCCTTACTTCTTGGAAGATCCTCTTCCCACATCCGA TGTTTTTGCAGGTTGTCAAATCCCTTACCCAAAACGAGAATTTTTAACAGAAGAAGAACCAGATGATAAAGGAGACAAA AagaaccagcagcagcagcagggcaatAACCATACTAATGGAACTGGTCATCCAGGGAACCAAGACAACAGTCACACACAGGGACCCCCACTGAAAAAAGTGAGAGTTGTTCCTCCTACCACTACCTCAGGTGGACTTATTATGACCTCAGACTATCAg CGTTCCAACCCCCATGCTGCCTACCCCAACCCCGGACCAAGCACATCGCAGCCACAGAGCAGCATGGGATACTCAGCTACCTCCCAGCAGCCGCCGCAGTACTCGCACCAGACCCACCGGTACTGA